One genomic segment of Microcella indica includes these proteins:
- a CDS encoding PHP domain-containing protein, which translates to MPRGPIDLHTHSSVSDGTETPTQLIRAALEAGLDTVAITDHDSTAGWDEALTAASGTGIQIIRGMELSTRYEWRSVHVLGYLFDPNDGELVAETAHIRADRLGRAERMVTNIARDYDVSWDDVLAQSGGDSIGRPHIADALVARGIVRTRSEAFASILHFTGGYYLPHEAPTVLDGVRMITEAGGAAVLAHPATRGREAVVDDRGMAALVEAGLVGLEVGHRENTPDGRARLLELAAQFDLVVTGSSDYHGEGKPNRLAENTTEPEALERLIARTSGVRPVRA; encoded by the coding sequence ATGCCCCGCGGCCCCATCGACCTGCACACGCACAGCAGCGTCAGTGACGGCACCGAGACCCCCACGCAGCTCATCCGCGCCGCGCTCGAGGCGGGCCTCGACACAGTCGCGATCACCGACCACGACTCGACGGCCGGGTGGGATGAGGCGCTCACGGCGGCGAGCGGCACGGGCATCCAGATCATTCGGGGCATGGAGCTCAGCACGCGGTACGAGTGGCGCAGCGTGCACGTGCTCGGCTACCTCTTCGACCCCAACGACGGCGAGCTCGTCGCCGAGACGGCGCACATTCGCGCCGACCGCCTCGGCCGGGCCGAGCGCATGGTCACCAACATCGCGCGCGACTACGACGTCAGCTGGGATGACGTGCTCGCGCAGAGCGGAGGCGACAGCATCGGCCGCCCCCACATCGCCGACGCGCTCGTGGCCCGCGGCATCGTGCGCACGCGCAGCGAGGCCTTCGCGTCGATCCTGCACTTCACGGGCGGCTACTACCTGCCGCACGAGGCGCCGACCGTGCTCGACGGGGTGCGCATGATCACCGAGGCCGGGGGAGCCGCGGTGCTCGCCCACCCGGCGACGCGCGGACGTGAGGCGGTCGTCGACGACCGCGGCATGGCGGCGCTCGTCGAGGCGGGGCTCGTGGGGCTCGAGGTCGGTCACCGTGAGAACACGCCCGACGGCCGCGCCCGCCTGCTCGAGCTCGCCGCCCAGTTCGACCTCGTCGTCACCGGGTCGAGCGACTACCACGGCGAGGGCAAGCCCAACCGCCTCGCCGAGAACACGACCGAGCCCGAGGCACTCGAGCGCCTCATCGCGCGCACGAGCGGCGTGCGGCCCGTGCGCGCCTAG
- a CDS encoding DHA2 family efflux MFS transporter permease subunit has protein sequence MTTSPSARVSSAPAPTMDARHSLVISLLLVSAFVVILNETLFGVAIPELIDDLGVTAAMAQWLTTAFMLTLAVIIPITGFLLQRFQTRPMFIVAMSLFGLGTLLGALSPGFEMLLVARIVQASGTAIMMPLLFTTVFGLVPPQIRGRIVGRISIVIAVAPALGPSVSGLILDSLGWRWLFIVMLPIALAALTLGALRVVNVGEPQPGRLDLLSVPLSAIGFGGFVYGLSLLGEAGQSGGAGGEAGASAISEATTTAIIAIAIGMLGLALFVWRQLVLQRRGERALLDLRTFQARQFTLSIITVSVASMALFGAIILIPLYVQQVLGLSPLVSGLLILPGALLQGLIAPLIGRRYDAVGPRGLALSGAILLAVAMWGMTFLSATTPLWLITAAHIGLSMGLALLFTPLLTNGLSAIRPELNSYGSAIVGTIQQVSGAAGIALFISVAAAAGGPGSVASEVSVPGIQLAFMVGAIIATLVLPVVLLVRRVIPAEPPTATGQIAAQTPLHTEAEPTS, from the coding sequence GTGACCACCTCCCCTTCCGCGCGCGTCTCCTCGGCGCCCGCGCCCACCATGGACGCTCGGCACAGCCTCGTCATCTCGCTCCTGCTCGTCTCCGCCTTCGTGGTGATCCTCAACGAGACGCTGTTCGGGGTCGCGATCCCGGAGCTCATCGACGACCTCGGCGTCACGGCGGCGATGGCGCAGTGGCTGACGACCGCGTTCATGCTGACCCTCGCCGTCATCATCCCCATCACGGGCTTCCTGCTGCAGCGCTTCCAGACGCGGCCCATGTTCATCGTCGCGATGAGCCTGTTCGGCCTCGGCACGCTCCTCGGCGCGCTCTCCCCCGGCTTCGAGATGCTGCTCGTGGCGCGCATCGTGCAGGCGAGCGGCACGGCCATCATGATGCCGCTGCTGTTCACGACCGTGTTCGGGCTCGTGCCGCCGCAGATTCGCGGCCGCATCGTGGGGCGCATCTCGATCGTCATCGCCGTCGCGCCCGCGCTCGGGCCGAGCGTTTCGGGCCTCATCCTCGACTCGCTCGGCTGGCGCTGGCTGTTCATCGTCATGCTGCCGATCGCGCTCGCGGCCTTGACCCTCGGCGCGCTGCGCGTCGTCAACGTGGGCGAGCCGCAGCCGGGCCGCCTCGACCTGCTCTCGGTGCCGCTCTCGGCGATCGGGTTCGGCGGCTTCGTCTACGGGCTGAGCCTGCTCGGCGAGGCCGGGCAGAGTGGGGGCGCGGGCGGCGAGGCGGGAGCATCCGCGATCAGCGAAGCGACGACGACCGCGATCATCGCGATTGCCATCGGGATGCTCGGTCTCGCGCTGTTCGTCTGGCGCCAGCTCGTCCTGCAGCGCCGCGGAGAGCGCGCGCTGCTCGACCTGCGCACCTTCCAGGCGCGGCAGTTCACCCTCTCCATCATCACCGTGTCGGTCGCGTCGATGGCGCTGTTCGGGGCGATCATCCTCATCCCGCTCTACGTGCAGCAGGTGCTCGGCCTGAGCCCGCTCGTCTCAGGACTGCTCATCCTGCCGGGAGCGCTGCTGCAGGGGCTCATCGCGCCGCTCATCGGGCGCCGCTACGACGCGGTCGGGCCGCGCGGCCTCGCCCTGAGCGGAGCGATCCTGCTCGCCGTCGCCATGTGGGGCATGACGTTCCTCTCGGCCACGACGCCGCTGTGGCTCATCACCGCCGCGCACATCGGGCTCAGCATGGGCCTCGCGCTGCTGTTCACGCCGCTTCTCACGAACGGGCTCTCCGCTATTCGCCCCGAGCTCAACTCCTACGGCTCGGCCATTGTCGGCACCATTCAGCAGGTCTCCGGGGCCGCGGGCATCGCGCTCTTCATCTCGGTCGCGGCCGCCGCCGGCGGGCCGGGCAGCGTGGCGAGCGAGGTCTCGGTGCCGGGCATCCAGCTCGCCTTCATGGTCGGCGCGATCATCGCGACGCTCGTGCTGCCGGTCGTCCTGCTCGTGCGCCGGGTCATCCCTGCCGAGCCGCCGACGGCCACCGGTCAGATCGCAGCGCAGACGCCGCTGCACACGGAGGCCGAGCCGACGAGCTAG
- a CDS encoding DEAD/DEAH box helicase, which produces MTFSDLGIETDMVEALASKGIIEPFPIQTQTIPLALSGQDIIGQAKTGTGKTFGFGLPLIQHLGLHPEPGVKALVVVPTRELCVQVTQDLELASANRDVKIVSIYGGKAYEGQIEQIKAGAQIVVGTPGRLLDLASQRLLSLADVQVMVLDEADKMLDLGFLGDIEKLFAQTKPTRHTMLFSATMPGPIVALARRFMTRPIHIRATDPDEGLWQSNIKHIVYRAHALDKDEVIGRILQSEGRGKTVVFTRTKRAAAKIVEELNDRGFSAGAVHGDMTQEARERSMAAFKAGKKDILIATDVAARGIDVNDVTHVINHTVPDDHDAYLHRVGRTGRAGKTGIAVTFVDWADMHKWALINRALDMGQPDPVETYSSSPHLYADLNIPEGSKGRLKATPIPRVEREASRPPRERSRRSGGGGGGEGRGGQGGGEQRGGERSGGGRNAGASEGSSAASSSGEGGAPRRRRRRRSGGGGGQNSGGNTAANS; this is translated from the coding sequence GTGACTTTCTCCGACCTGGGCATCGAGACCGACATGGTCGAAGCCCTCGCAAGCAAGGGCATCATCGAGCCCTTCCCCATCCAGACCCAGACGATCCCCCTCGCGCTCAGCGGGCAGGACATCATCGGCCAGGCCAAGACCGGTACAGGCAAGACCTTCGGTTTCGGGCTTCCGCTCATCCAGCACCTCGGCCTGCACCCCGAGCCGGGCGTCAAGGCGCTCGTCGTCGTGCCCACGCGCGAGCTCTGCGTGCAGGTGACGCAAGACCTCGAGCTCGCCTCCGCCAACCGCGACGTCAAGATCGTCTCCATCTACGGCGGCAAGGCCTACGAGGGCCAGATCGAGCAGATCAAGGCGGGCGCGCAGATCGTCGTCGGCACTCCAGGCCGCCTGCTCGACCTCGCGAGCCAGCGGCTGCTGTCGCTCGCCGACGTGCAGGTCATGGTGCTCGACGAGGCCGACAAGATGCTCGACCTGGGCTTCCTCGGCGACATCGAGAAGCTCTTCGCGCAGACCAAGCCCACGCGTCACACCATGCTGTTCTCGGCCACCATGCCGGGCCCCATCGTCGCCTTGGCGCGCCGGTTCATGACGCGGCCGATTCATATTCGCGCGACCGACCCCGACGAGGGCCTGTGGCAGTCGAACATCAAGCACATCGTCTACCGGGCGCACGCGCTCGACAAGGATGAGGTCATCGGCCGCATCCTGCAGTCCGAGGGGCGCGGCAAGACCGTCGTCTTCACGCGCACCAAGCGCGCCGCGGCGAAGATCGTCGAAGAGCTCAACGACCGCGGCTTCAGCGCGGGCGCCGTGCACGGCGACATGACGCAGGAGGCGCGCGAGCGCTCCATGGCCGCGTTCAAGGCCGGCAAGAAGGACATCCTCATCGCGACGGATGTCGCCGCGCGCGGCATCGACGTCAACGACGTCACGCACGTCATCAACCACACCGTGCCCGACGACCACGACGCCTACCTGCACCGCGTGGGCCGCACCGGCCGCGCGGGCAAGACCGGCATCGCCGTGACCTTCGTCGACTGGGCCGACATGCACAAGTGGGCGCTCATCAACCGCGCCCTCGACATGGGCCAGCCCGACCCGGTCGAGACGTACTCCTCGTCGCCCCACCTCTACGCCGACCTCAACATTCCCGAGGGCTCGAAGGGCCGCCTCAAGGCGACCCCCATCCCCCGCGTCGAGCGCGAGGCCTCGCGGCCTCCGCGCGAGCGCAGCCGGCGCAGCGGTGGTGGCGGTGGCGGCGAGGGTCGCGGCGGCCAGGGTGGCGGGGAGCAGCGTGGCGGCGAGCGCTCCGGCGGCGGCCGCAATGCTGGTGCGTCCGAGGGCTCGAGCGCAGCATCCTCGTCGGGCGAGGGTGGTGCCCCGCGTCGGCGCCGTCGTCGTCGCAGCGGCGGAGGCGGCGGTCAGAATTCGGGCGGGAATACCGCCGCGAACTCCTAG